The genomic region ACGCCGATGCCGGGGATTCGGACGAATCACCGAGCGACTTGGTCAGTTCAACCTCAATCTTGACCGTGTCGTACGGGACATAGGGCTGCTTCGCGCCGCCCTCTTCACGGAAGTGGACGATCCGGTACTCGGCCAGAGTCTGAACATCGTCGTGGACCTGCCGGATGTCACGGTCGAGGCGGTCAGCGAGGTCGCGGATGCTATCGGCCGGAGCGTCCATCAGGCTCCGCACCAGCTCCAGGCGGCGCGGCGTGAGGATGCGCTGGAGACGGCTGGCGTCCTGGAAGTTGACGACGTGCGGCACCTCTTCACCCTGCTCCCAGCGCTCTGCACGGTCCAGGGCGCTCTCCTTTTGATCCTCGAACGGCTTTGACGTGATGCGAAGGGTAGAGGGGTACTCAACGTCCTCTGGAGGTTCGTGGGCGTGGTCAGGCGATTTCTTGCTCATGGATGGTTTCGACCTCGTCGAGGAATTTCTGTAGGTGGGACCGAAGGCCCTCGAATTCGATACCTTCGACCTCTCCACGGTAATGGCGGTGGTGTCGCCCAACGCCGTGGGCGTCGTTCGCGTTGTCGTACCGGAGGATCTCTTCATCGACCGGGCCGAGATACTGGAAACTGTATTTCAGTTCCTCCGGGAACTCGTCGCTCTCGGGGACATCCCAGGCGAGCGCTTCCCATCTGTCGCCTTCAGGGAATTCGTCGTCGTCCTCGAAGATTTTCGTCGCCGGCATCGGAGCACCTGTATTGTCCACATAAGATAACGGGTGCTTCACTCATAATCGTTGTGGTGACGGGACAACATACTATCTGAAGGCCGTCCACCTTTTGCGTAGATTTAAAAGATCGATGCAGAAACATCCGTATGGCGGAACGATCACATTTCGAGAAAGCAAAGACATACGGCCTGAAACGTCCCGAGGTTCTCATCCTCTATTACTTCACTGGGTGGTTCAACGGAATGACGGTCACCGTCCACGGCCGCACGATCTCTATTGCCACCACGTACGAACCAACGCTTCGTCAGCTGTGTAGCGACGATTAGGAACCAAGCTTCGACGAGGCGCACGAGCGACTCATCGAGTGCGGGATCTTCAAGTCACAGAGTCGGGGCGAGAACACCTACATCGGCGGTCGTCGGTGTCGATGACCCCCGACGCAGGATTGCATGCAGATCATCGAGGACATCTTCAGCGAGGAGGAGCAGCTGTTCCCGTCGTAGGTCCTCAACGAACACACGCGCCCCCCGACCTTCCGTGACGGAAGCAAACTTCTCCAGCACCGGAAGGGCGTCCTCGCCTCAAAACACCTCTTCGGCAGCCTCGAACGGGTCACCGGCGTCGATACGTACCCCCGGATCGACATTCCACAGCGCCCCGATCTCCGACTCTTCAGCCACGGCGAGCAGGCCGGTCCCACCGTCTGGATCTACGAGAACCGTGAGAACATGGTCCGGTTCTGGAATCACCTCATCGACAACGGTCTGATTGACCTCGACGGCGACCGGCTTCGGCGGAGCCGAAAGGGCGTGCCGAACTACTCCTCGCACGATGTTGTCTGGACCATCCCAGGCGTCGGCGGCGACCTCGTGGACGCGTTTAAACTCTTCAAATACAATCATATCACCTTTCGCTCATAATCCAGCCACAGCCCCTGAATGGGGTGCCGGCATCCACTATTCCCACATATAATCTGGAGCGTACACATCCCTGAGATGGTGAGCGTAGTGACTATTCTGACCGAGGTGTATGGGTAGGTGTACGGGTGTACGACAGGAGTCTTACCCCTGTGTACGGTGCGGTAGAGCGACGGACTGCTCGTACGCCTCTTCGTATAAAGATTCAGATGTCTCTGGGAGTGCAATATGGTCGTGCTGACAATCAGTCCTGCCGACTCACAACCCGGTTGTCCTCGTCGCTATGTCGCTCTCGGAGTGGGAGGGTCGATAATTCAATGTTTGCCATCCTCTGTCCACAATCCACCAGGTTTTGAACTCAAATGTGAATTTACTTGAATATACCCTTTGACGTCTTCGGTCGTAGCAGCGAGAGGATCAATATCGTCTGATTCACACAGTTTCAGTTTCAGATACTGGTTGTCGTGGTGCGACGATCGTGATGATGTTGATCCTTGGAATCCAGAAAAAACAACGTGAAGAATTACGTGCGGTGGCTGAAGAGTGAAGACTCCAGCAATCGCAAAATCGAACACCGAGTCAGAGGTATCCGAGGAACGTATCGAATACTGGTCGAGGAGAACACCGTTGACAATAATCCTGCTGACAACTACTTTCCATCTGATTTTCTCGATAGCACCGTACGTGGGGATGCTCAGAACGAGCGAACGATAGCCGAGAATAAACGAGGTCCACGTACCAACTTCGATACTATCGAGCCAGAGGAATTTGAGAAACTATTGGAAAACGTCAAAGCTCCACGATTTAGAAACCAATTCATCTGTAAGATGATGTGGCAGTTGATGCTCCGCAGCGAGCAAATCACGTACACGTCGGCTCGTTTTGATACAGTCTGGATTACGACCACCTCCGAGTTCTCTTCTCTATCTCGTAATATTTCACCTTTTTGATACACCTATGCTGAAATCAACGCAACACCACCCTAAATGTATTATTGCTAATGGGTTCTGGTTGCTCAGTGGGGAGCCTCAATACAGCGACAGCTACTGTGGGTACTCCTGAAAGCGGAGTCGTGATTCGGGGAGACTCATCACCTGTGCCTCGGAGTGCCAGAGGTAATCGTACCGTTCCCCTCTGTCCATCTCAACCAGTTCATCCCGTGATTTCTCTACGCTACTGCTGTCGACCCCTTGGAGATAGACGACGCCATAGACTACATTTGATGGAGAGCATTCGTAGTAGAGGTCGTTCACCGTCAGCTCCTCATCTAAGTTCAAGTTCACAAAAACCTCGTCAGCTGGGCGGTCAAACTCCCAAATGACGCAGACAAGCAGGTCAGTATCTAAATCATATGCTAATTCATCTCCCTCAGAATATTGATAGTTCACAGCGAGAACTGACGCAATACCACCCTAAAGGAGTTATTCGCTTTCGATTTGGACAGTTAGTTGTCAAGGAATCCCTGTGCCCGTAGGTTTTCTGCCCACGTCTTCAGTACGTCATCTATTTTCAGCCCATCGGTGCTGTATTCATATGCGTTCAGAGCGTCAATTCGATACGCAATCGGCGTCCACTCGCCGTTTGATTCAACTCGAAACCTAAATTCGGGATCTCGCATCAGATCCCCCTGCTGGAGGTAATACTGGCAAATAATCAGTTCGTCGCCGTGTCGCTCAATACTTAGATCCATTATTGCGTCCGAGTCGGATTCAATGTCGAGGTGGAAGTCGGAGTCAATTGATTCGTCGTGCTGATTGACGATAGAAGTGA from Haloquadratum walsbyi C23 harbors:
- a CDS encoding DUF6908 domain-containing protein; this encodes MKFKNIITSIVNQHDESIDSDFHLDIESDSDAIMDLSIERHGDELIICQYYLQQGDLMRDPEFRFRVESNGEWTPIAYRIDALNAYEYSTDGLKIDDVLKTWAENLRAQGFLDN
- a CDS encoding toxin-antitoxin system TumE family protein gives rise to the protein MPATKIFEDDDEFPEGDRWEALAWDVPESDEFPEELKYSFQYLGPVDEEILRYDNANDAHGVGRHHRHYRGEVEGIEFEGLRSHLQKFLDEVETIHEQEIA
- a CDS encoding HVO_A0114 family putative DNA-binding protein, with protein sequence MSKKSPDHAHEPPEDVEYPSTLRITSKPFEDQKESALDRAERWEQGEEVPHVVNFQDASRLQRILTPRRLELVRSLMDAPADSIRDLADRLDRDIRQVHDDVQTLAEYRIVHFREEGGAKQPYVPYDTVKIEVELTKSLGDSSESPASA